A single Pseudodesulfovibrio aespoeensis Aspo-2 DNA region contains:
- a CDS encoding STAS domain-containing protein translates to MEERMVGKTMILRPVEERLDAANSGLLKSRFVDLVNDGHRSFVIDLSAVDFMDSTGLAALMSGLKTLGGDGEILLASLSVKVRKLFALTRLDQGVFRIFASTEEALAALGGKGS, encoded by the coding sequence ATGGAAGAACGCATGGTGGGGAAGACGATGATTCTGCGGCCCGTGGAAGAGAGACTGGACGCCGCCAATTCGGGCCTGCTCAAGAGCCGCTTTGTGGACCTTGTCAACGACGGCCACCGCTCCTTTGTCATTGATCTTTCGGCTGTGGATTTCATGGATTCAACGGGCCTGGCCGCACTCATGAGCGGCCTCAAGACACTGGGCGGCGATGGAGAGATCCTTTTGGCGTCCCTTTCCGTCAAGGTGCGCAAACTCTTTGCATTGACCCGGCTCGATCAGGGAGTGTTCCGCATCTTCGCGTCCACGGAAGAAGCGCTGGCCGCTCTCGGTGGAAAAGGGAGCTGA
- a CDS encoding glycoside hydrolase family 26 protein encodes MTLILRLHTRARIRTVAALLAALVALAGCDAPPPPGFGLALHGEPSPEAIDNAYKTLGWPITLVVFFVHWPGDRQPEFPDEGIRAIRDAGAVPVITWEPMTVEAGKETAVAASEILDGHWNDYIDAFAVSARKSGGRIILRFAHEMNLSRYHWGGGRSEYGPESPGRYRAMFRHIRDRFRLHGADNVLFAFCPNAESLPHPVRDGADWNTASAYYPGDDAVDVLGMDGYNWGTTFTVQEHGWDSRFTSFAEIFSPLHEELRALAPHKPVVVFETASVAQGGDKTTWIKDAVHASRRWGLAGLCWFNADKEHDWRLESGITPAKLRPLAGMVAPRSDALALPVGKERP; translated from the coding sequence ATGACCCTGATTCTCCGGCTCCATACCCGAGCCCGCATCCGGACCGTGGCAGCCCTGCTGGCGGCCCTTGTCGCGCTCGCAGGCTGTGATGCGCCCCCTCCTCCGGGGTTTGGCCTGGCTCTGCATGGCGAGCCTTCACCCGAAGCCATAGACAATGCGTACAAGACTCTCGGCTGGCCCATTACCCTGGTCGTCTTCTTCGTGCATTGGCCCGGCGACAGACAGCCTGAGTTCCCCGATGAAGGAATCCGGGCGATCCGGGACGCCGGAGCTGTACCGGTCATCACCTGGGAACCCATGACGGTTGAAGCCGGAAAGGAAACCGCTGTTGCCGCCAGCGAGATTCTTGACGGCCATTGGAATGACTACATCGACGCCTTTGCCGTGTCGGCGCGGAAGAGCGGCGGGCGCATCATCCTGCGTTTTGCCCATGAGATGAACCTGAGCCGCTACCACTGGGGTGGCGGCAGGAGCGAATACGGGCCGGAAAGCCCTGGCCGATACCGCGCCATGTTCCGCCACATACGCGACCGATTTCGTCTTCATGGGGCGGACAACGTGCTCTTCGCGTTTTGTCCCAATGCCGAATCCCTGCCGCACCCCGTGCGCGACGGCGCGGACTGGAACACAGCCAGCGCCTACTATCCGGGCGACGATGCCGTGGACGTGCTGGGCATGGACGGTTACAACTGGGGCACGACCTTTACCGTGCAGGAGCATGGCTGGGACAGCCGATTCACCTCCTTTGCCGAGATATTCTCCCCGCTGCACGAGGAACTGCGCGCCCTGGCCCCGCACAAGCCGGTGGTGGTCTTCGAGACCGCCAGCGTTGCCCAGGGCGGCGACAAGACCACCTGGATCAAAGACGCCGTGCATGCGTCCCGCCGCTGGGGGTTGGCCGGACTGTGCTGGTTCAATGCAGACAAGGAGCACGACTGGCGGCTGGAGAGCGGCATCACTCCGGCCAAGTTGCGCCCCCTGGCCGGGATGGTTGCACCCCGCTCTGATGCGCTTGCCCTGCCTGTCGGGAAGGAGCGGCCATGA
- a CDS encoding PAS domain S-box protein, translating into MKMTVLSCARKTLTLALPVVVVFALVLGITGRALYDYGERLLGEPQARQIEVEAALMASRLEEAASDMRFLAHSHAMAAWLNNPTPAQLELLGNDFLHMVRDKELLLQVRLLGINGDELIRAEVDPAERAFLRPVQGLQNKAGRPYFGLALELPRGALLVSRFDLNVENGLVERPLRPTVRLSMPLFNDESTRRGVLVFNLRGATILDWLNELPNQEGWQFWVTNGQGYWLKGPSPDQEWGFMLPERASANMGNAYPDAWESIGGNESGRIATKDGLFLFTSIAPSRAILATRSLRRDSAVLTGMESGDTRWVLVAHLPPGELARHSASLGSPLFVSFGIGSIIIVLFSLLLVRVHERLVSARNHEESQSRELLESVMKMGELVKANRRVISQLHEANAKLESVLNAATQVAIIATDPHGTITMFNPGAENLLGYAAKDLIGLHTPEAFHLPEEVKERGRELTEALGRGVAGFEVFVESARQGGFESREWTFVRKDGSTLDMELAVTPIRNGLTTTGYLGIAVDVTQRNRALRELEYNRARLDGIVNAAVDGIFTMDIRGVITTVNKAGAALFGYAPEELVGSKVNVLMDEPHRTEHDRYLEKYLATGESRIINMSGREVPGRRRNNSVFPLELAVSEVQTESQHFFTGIMRDVTERKKAEQALIQANKALTEKQRALDEDMAAAAQIQLSLLPQKAPTARGFAMDWLFLPSDHVGGDVFNILPLPGGRIGLYLIDVSGHGPAAAMVTVSVSQIMQPGSEFVQDEHGPLEPDEVLRRVDRAIPLDRFDHFCTMFYMIFDPAARTIVSSGAGHPPPILARHGHPAVQLSAGGTVIGLGEPVPFVSQRIEVRKDDVLLLYTDGCTEHANSTGQHFGETRLENVLMASIHLEPDAILEELRRELNRFGEGTHPEDDISLICIKFNDD; encoded by the coding sequence ATGAAAATGACGGTTCTCTCCTGCGCCCGAAAAACACTGACACTGGCTTTGCCGGTGGTGGTTGTCTTTGCGCTGGTGCTTGGGATAACCGGACGCGCTCTTTACGACTATGGAGAGCGGCTTCTGGGGGAACCTCAAGCGAGGCAGATCGAGGTGGAGGCGGCGCTCATGGCCTCCCGCCTGGAAGAGGCCGCCTCGGACATGCGTTTCCTGGCGCACAGCCATGCCATGGCTGCCTGGCTGAACAATCCGACTCCAGCGCAATTGGAATTGCTCGGAAACGACTTTCTTCACATGGTCCGGGACAAGGAGCTGCTGCTTCAGGTCCGGCTTCTCGGGATCAACGGCGATGAGTTGATCCGGGCAGAGGTGGACCCTGCAGAGCGTGCTTTTTTGCGGCCTGTCCAGGGCCTGCAGAACAAGGCCGGACGACCTTACTTTGGTTTGGCTTTGGAGTTGCCCCGTGGCGCGCTCCTTGTGTCCCGGTTCGACCTGAATGTGGAAAACGGTCTCGTTGAGCGACCTTTGCGCCCCACGGTGCGTCTGTCCATGCCTCTTTTTAATGACGAGAGCACCCGTCGTGGTGTGCTGGTATTCAATCTGCGCGGGGCAACCATCCTTGACTGGCTGAATGAATTGCCCAACCAGGAAGGCTGGCAATTCTGGGTGACCAATGGTCAGGGATATTGGCTTAAAGGACCTTCTCCTGATCAGGAATGGGGATTCATGCTGCCCGAAAGAGCCTCGGCAAACATGGGCAACGCCTACCCGGATGCCTGGGAATCTATCGGCGGGAACGAATCGGGACGCATAGCCACCAAGGATGGACTCTTTCTTTTCACCAGCATCGCTCCCTCGCGGGCAATCCTTGCGACGCGTTCTCTGCGCCGGGATTCCGCCGTATTGACTGGTATGGAATCCGGGGACACCCGATGGGTTCTCGTTGCACACCTGCCGCCAGGCGAACTGGCGAGACACTCCGCTTCGCTGGGGAGTCCCCTTTTCGTCTCCTTCGGCATCGGAAGCATCATCATCGTCCTGTTTTCGCTGCTCCTGGTCCGGGTCCATGAGCGCTTGGTAAGCGCCAGAAACCACGAAGAAAGCCAGTCCAGGGAGCTTTTGGAAAGCGTCATGAAAATGGGGGAGTTGGTCAAGGCCAACAGGCGCGTCATCTCCCAGCTTCACGAGGCCAATGCAAAACTCGAAAGTGTGTTGAACGCCGCGACCCAGGTGGCGATCATTGCAACCGATCCCCACGGGACCATAACCATGTTCAACCCCGGGGCGGAGAATCTGCTGGGCTATGCGGCCAAGGATTTGATCGGGCTGCATACGCCAGAGGCCTTTCATCTGCCCGAGGAAGTGAAGGAGCGTGGCCGAGAGTTGACCGAGGCGCTAGGCCGTGGGGTGGCAGGGTTTGAGGTGTTCGTGGAATCAGCCCGGCAGGGCGGGTTTGAAAGCCGTGAGTGGACCTTTGTGCGCAAAGACGGCTCAACGCTCGACATGGAGCTGGCGGTGACCCCGATCCGCAACGGATTGACCACGACCGGGTATCTCGGCATCGCGGTGGATGTGACCCAACGCAACAGGGCGCTGAGGGAACTCGAATACAATCGGGCAAGACTTGACGGCATCGTGAACGCTGCCGTGGACGGCATCTTCACCATGGACATCAGGGGGGTCATCACCACGGTCAACAAGGCCGGGGCCGCGCTTTTCGGCTATGCGCCGGAAGAGCTCGTGGGCAGCAAGGTGAATGTGCTCATGGACGAGCCGCATCGAACGGAACACGACAGATATCTCGAAAAATATCTGGCAACCGGCGAGTCAAGGATCATCAACATGAGCGGGCGCGAGGTTCCGGGCCGCCGCCGCAACAACAGCGTCTTTCCGCTGGAACTCGCTGTCAGCGAGGTGCAGACCGAGTCGCAGCATTTCTTCACCGGCATCATGCGCGACGTCACCGAACGCAAGAAGGCCGAGCAGGCCTTGATACAGGCCAACAAGGCTCTGACGGAGAAGCAGCGCGCACTGGACGAGGACATGGCCGCCGCAGCCCAGATACAACTCAGCCTGCTCCCGCAGAAAGCCCCTACCGCGCGCGGGTTCGCCATGGACTGGCTCTTTCTGCCCAGCGATCATGTGGGCGGGGATGTTTTCAACATCCTGCCCCTGCCCGGCGGGCGGATCGGACTCTATCTCATCGATGTGAGCGGACATGGCCCGGCAGCGGCCATGGTCACGGTTTCCGTTTCCCAGATCATGCAGCCGGGGTCCGAGTTTGTGCAGGACGAACACGGCCCTCTTGAGCCGGACGAGGTCTTGCGCAGGGTGGACCGCGCCATTCCATTGGACCGCTTCGACCACTTCTGCACCATGTTCTACATGATTTTCGACCCTGCGGCGCGCACCATTGTCTCCTCTGGCGCAGGTCATCCTCCGCCAATCCTGGCCCGGCACGGACATCCGGCTGTTCAACTGTCGGCGGGCGGAACGGTTATTGGCCTGGGCGAGCCGGTCCCCTTTGTCTCGCAACGCATCGAGGTCAGAAAGGATGACGTGCTCCTGCTGTATACCGATGGATGCACCGAGCACGCCAACTCCACCGGACAACACTTCGGCGAAACCCGACTGGAAAACGTGCTGATGGCCTCCATCCATCTGGAACCGGACGCCATTCTGGAAGAACTGCGGCGGGAGTTAAACCGTTTCGGCGAAGGAACACATCCTGAAGACGACATCTCCCTGATTTGCATCAAGTTCAACGACGACTGA
- a CDS encoding PilZ domain-containing protein — MTQPSDFRRFKRLDIASVVLPFIGQRTNDFQPFQYMLMDVSQGGVGISIPRWLASRERLHMDNEINLHVPFSMDGTTLTIGSVVREQWHADDEEQRIGLQLTRGAPDKYGVFFEIDSREIAIDLGGMRTLENILLRVVKDSVLLKRGVLIYLRHLSAYFSRLGEYTPEEYHAFRETVLGDIDQRVRENMRYLESLQQACLDRPKAGFETLDLEELRRAMEPELYLDLFRTALGDDTAALYLRAIKDLEGRLFSNYNTMVMLYIGTL; from the coding sequence ATGACCCAGCCGTCCGATTTCCGGCGGTTCAAGCGGCTCGACATCGCCTCGGTGGTGCTCCCCTTCATTGGGCAGCGCACAAACGATTTTCAGCCATTCCAATATATGCTTATGGATGTGAGTCAGGGCGGAGTGGGCATTTCCATACCCCGTTGGCTGGCCAGCCGCGAGCGGCTGCATATGGACAACGAGATCAACCTGCATGTCCCTTTTTCCATGGACGGAACCACCCTGACCATTGGCTCGGTGGTCCGTGAGCAGTGGCACGCTGATGACGAAGAGCAGAGAATCGGCCTCCAGCTGACGCGTGGTGCGCCGGACAAATACGGCGTGTTCTTTGAAATAGATAGTCGTGAAATCGCCATTGACCTTGGCGGGATGAGAACCCTGGAGAACATCCTGCTGCGCGTGGTCAAGGACTCCGTGCTGCTCAAGCGCGGCGTCCTCATCTACCTGCGTCACCTCTCGGCGTACTTCTCGCGTCTGGGCGAGTACACGCCAGAAGAATACCATGCCTTTCGAGAGACAGTCCTCGGCGACATCGACCAGCGTGTGCGGGAAAACATGCGTTATCTCGAATCGCTCCAGCAGGCATGCCTTGATCGGCCCAAGGCCGGATTCGAAACCCTTGATCTTGAGGAACTCCGCCGGGCCATGGAGCCGGAGTTGTACCTGGACCTGTTCCGCACGGCGCTGGGCGACGATACTGCCGCTTTGTATCTGCGCGCCATAAAGGATTTGGAAGGCAGGCTCTTCTCCAACTACAACACCATGGTCATGCTCTACATAGGCACGCTGTAG
- a CDS encoding glycosyltransferase family 2 protein — MDSKAAPGARPKGVMATTSFSLLLGAAMICIFLYLMVRTSLFIIADYHWTEKGLALALLMAETFTMLHAFGYFLNIFHVLHSPKQGRRISMDRVPPLRSYPPVAIIVASYHEPLAVIEDTLTCFYNLNYPNKHIYFLDDTRYDKPGPDLADYRVRVDALCERIGVNLFRRPWRGAKAGMINDFLHYLHGDPPEGFTLTSFEDEPSAQDEKYIIVFDADMNPLPDFVEPLVAFMEDNPALAFIQTPQYYTNFEFNRVARAAGLQQAVFYEYICEGKSLQDAMFCCGTNVIFNRQALWDVGGFEESSVTEDFATSLKFHEQGWSSAYLNKVCAFGMGPEDLGGYFKQQFRWALGTVGLFRTIVGAFFRNPRRMSAAKWWEYFLSGTHYFVGWVLFVMMLCPVLFLFFSVPSYFAKPEIYFLFFVPYILLTLSLFLFSMSQRRYSFRELAQGILLQALCFPVYMKASLLGILGFRGTFGITPKAGAVSLPLHALWIQVVLAVACFSATWWGGLRFWYEGETPLALLTNAAWCFYHFLILSSIFWFNYPEEKQP; from the coding sequence ATGGATTCTAAGGCGGCACCGGGCGCAAGACCAAAAGGGGTGATGGCCACCACCTCCTTCTCCCTGCTGCTGGGGGCGGCCATGATCTGCATCTTCCTGTATCTCATGGTGCGGACATCCCTCTTCATCATCGCCGACTACCACTGGACCGAAAAGGGGCTGGCCCTGGCCCTGCTCATGGCCGAAACCTTCACCATGCTCCACGCCTTCGGCTATTTCCTGAACATATTCCATGTGCTGCACAGCCCCAAGCAGGGACGGCGCATCTCAATGGACCGCGTCCCGCCCCTGCGCAGCTATCCGCCGGTCGCCATCATCGTCGCGTCCTACCACGAGCCGCTTGCGGTGATCGAGGATACCCTGACCTGTTTCTACAATCTGAACTACCCAAACAAACACATCTATTTCCTGGACGACACCCGCTACGACAAACCCGGTCCGGATCTGGCCGACTATCGCGTCCGGGTCGACGCGCTGTGCGAGCGCATCGGCGTCAACCTGTTCCGCCGCCCCTGGCGCGGAGCCAAGGCCGGAATGATCAACGATTTCCTTCACTACCTGCATGGCGACCCGCCGGAAGGGTTCACGCTGACCAGCTTTGAGGACGAGCCCTCGGCGCAGGATGAGAAGTACATTATCGTATTCGACGCAGACATGAATCCGCTGCCCGATTTCGTGGAACCGCTGGTGGCCTTCATGGAGGACAACCCTGCCCTGGCCTTCATCCAGACCCCGCAATACTACACCAACTTCGAGTTCAACCGGGTGGCCCGCGCCGCCGGACTCCAGCAAGCCGTATTCTATGAGTATATCTGTGAGGGCAAGAGCCTGCAGGACGCCATGTTCTGCTGCGGCACCAACGTCATCTTCAACCGGCAGGCGCTGTGGGACGTGGGCGGATTCGAGGAATCCAGCGTCACCGAGGATTTTGCCACCTCCCTCAAGTTCCACGAGCAGGGATGGTCCTCAGCCTATCTCAACAAGGTCTGTGCCTTTGGCATGGGGCCTGAGGACCTGGGCGGATACTTCAAACAACAATTCCGCTGGGCGCTCGGCACGGTGGGGTTGTTTCGCACCATCGTGGGGGCGTTCTTCCGCAACCCACGGCGCATGAGTGCGGCCAAGTGGTGGGAGTATTTCCTCTCGGGCACGCACTATTTCGTGGGCTGGGTGCTCTTCGTCATGATGCTCTGCCCGGTGTTGTTCCTTTTCTTCAGTGTGCCCAGCTACTTTGCCAAGCCAGAGATATACTTTCTTTTCTTCGTGCCCTACATCCTGCTCACCCTGTCGCTGTTCCTGTTTTCCATGAGCCAGCGACGCTACTCGTTCAGGGAGTTGGCCCAGGGCATCCTGCTTCAGGCTTTGTGTTTTCCCGTGTACATGAAGGCGTCCCTGCTTGGCATACTCGGCTTTCGCGGCACGTTTGGCATCACGCCCAAGGCTGGTGCGGTTTCGCTGCCTCTGCACGCCCTCTGGATACAGGTTGTTCTGGCCGTGGCCTGCTTCTCCGCCACATGGTGGGGCGGCCTGCGGTTCTGGTACGAGGGTGAAACGCCCTTGGCCCTGCTCACCAATGCCGCCTGGTGTTTCTACCACTTCCTGATCCTCTCCTCGATTTTCTGGTTTAACTACCCGGAGGAGAAACAGCCATGA
- a CDS encoding DUF6946 family protein, translating into MCTPTTGPEDWRRFLADPIKQWKAGYSAKELAYSWETAEGFPEEVQALLNTKPAFDSLKILFAVPEYQVPLPGGSRPSQNDLFVLAGNDEELVVIMVEGKASESFGPTLGDWRNNDSEGKKKRLAYLQKKLQLEGELFPDLRYQLFHRTASSLIVAEQFHATSAIMLVHSFSENDDWFDDYSNFLSLYGQKAQIGRLHELLEGPSVRLYCGWAKGVSQSC; encoded by the coding sequence ATATGCACCCCCACGACAGGCCCAGAGGATTGGAGGCGGTTCCTTGCCGATCCAATCAAACAATGGAAGGCGGGGTACTCTGCCAAGGAACTTGCGTATAGCTGGGAAACTGCTGAAGGTTTTCCCGAAGAAGTACAAGCACTCCTTAACACTAAGCCTGCCTTTGACAGCCTCAAAATTCTTTTCGCAGTTCCTGAATACCAAGTTCCTTTGCCTGGTGGGAGCAGACCCTCTCAGAATGATCTTTTCGTTCTAGCAGGGAATGATGAAGAGCTTGTCGTTATTATGGTGGAAGGGAAGGCTTCAGAGTCATTCGGTCCTACTCTCGGAGATTGGAGAAACAATGATTCTGAAGGTAAGAAGAAGCGTTTAGCTTACTTGCAGAAGAAGTTACAGCTGGAAGGTGAGCTTTTTCCAGACCTTCGATACCAACTTTTCCATCGGACAGCCTCTTCGCTGATCGTGGCTGAGCAATTCCATGCGACGAGTGCCATTATGCTTGTTCATTCCTTCTCAGAAAATGATGACTGGTTTGATGACTATTCAAATTTCTTGAGTTTGTATGGGCAAAAAGCCCAAATTGGGCGCCTTCATGAATTGTTGGAAGGCCCCAGCGTGAGACTCTATTGCGGTTGGGCAAAGGGTGTTTCACAAAGCTGCTAA
- a CDS encoding type I restriction-modification system subunit M N-terminal domain-containing protein, which translates to MTKDEQRNQFLTALSGLGGKAGNITLREALDWSADEYDVVRDALLEEGAIQKGRGRGGSVFMTGREQEAKAKEAPKGTAPKKNGANAVKKNDEAALGIEAELFKTADKLRGNMEPSDYKHVVLCKVPVN; encoded by the coding sequence GTGACGAAGGACGAACAACGCAACCAGTTTCTGACGGCCTTGAGCGGCCTCGGCGGCAAGGCCGGGAATATCACGCTGCGGGAAGCTCTGGACTGGTCGGCGGATGAATACGACGTTGTGCGCGATGCGCTGTTGGAGGAAGGGGCCATCCAGAAAGGCCGTGGACGGGGCGGCTCCGTGTTCATGACCGGGCGGGAACAAGAGGCCAAAGCCAAGGAGGCTCCCAAGGGCACCGCCCCGAAGAAAAACGGGGCCAACGCAGTCAAAAAGAACGACGAGGCGGCCTTGGGCATCGAGGCTGAGTTGTTCAAGACGGCAGACAAGCTCCGGGGCAACATGGAACCCTCGGACTACAAGCACGTGGTCCTGTGTAAAGTCCCCGTAAACTAG
- a CDS encoding ATP-binding protein, whose product MHSISLSIPSRAEAVRWACLAIRGLLQGVQLNDDEKYHVELAVSEAATNSMRHAYDGDPDQEIGLQVSIDPERLIVEVSDTGRSLDPCLLKCACLPPEAGVREDTGGRGLYLIREVMDDVRAERVDGRNVLRMTKNHKGLK is encoded by the coding sequence ATGCACTCGATTTCTCTCTCTATTCCGAGCCGGGCCGAGGCGGTGCGCTGGGCGTGTCTGGCCATACGCGGTCTTTTGCAGGGGGTGCAGTTGAATGACGATGAAAAGTATCATGTGGAGCTGGCCGTGAGCGAGGCGGCCACCAACTCCATGCGTCACGCCTATGACGGGGATCCGGATCAAGAAATCGGGCTTCAAGTCAGCATTGATCCAGAAAGGTTGATTGTGGAGGTGTCCGACACTGGGCGGTCTCTTGATCCTTGCCTGCTTAAGTGCGCCTGCCTGCCGCCCGAGGCGGGCGTTCGGGAGGACACCGGGGGGCGGGGCCTGTATCTCATCCGCGAGGTCATGGACGATGTCCGGGCCGAGCGTGTCGACGGGCGCAACGTGCTGCGCATGACAAAAAATCACAAGGGGCTGAAATAA
- a CDS encoding IS1595-like element ISDae1 family transposase, which translates to MYERKSRLSPQKRARLIEHFIAGTTARAAAQLVDVNKNTAATFFTRLRKIIADEMEKASPFDGEIEVDESYFGGVRKGKRGRGAAGKVPVFGLLKRGGRVYTVMIPNARSTTLLPIMERMILPDSIVYTDAFRSYDALDVSDFHHVRINHSERFVDRQNHINGIENFWNQAKRHLRRFNGIPRDSFFLFLKECEWRFNCGDHKMLLKQLKKWINQRGKS; encoded by the coding sequence ATGTACGAAAGGAAAAGCAGGCTCAGCCCACAGAAGCGGGCCAGGCTCATTGAGCACTTCATTGCCGGCACAACGGCACGTGCTGCCGCTCAACTGGTGGACGTCAACAAGAACACGGCGGCCACGTTTTTCACTCGGCTGAGGAAAATCATTGCCGATGAGATGGAAAAGGCATCGCCATTCGACGGTGAGATTGAAGTTGATGAGAGCTATTTCGGAGGAGTCAGGAAAGGCAAGCGCGGTCGAGGTGCTGCAGGGAAAGTCCCTGTTTTCGGCTTGTTGAAGCGTGGAGGGCGGGTTTATACGGTCATGATCCCAAACGCCCGGAGCACGACACTTCTCCCCATCATGGAGCGCATGATCTTGCCGGACAGTATCGTGTACACTGACGCTTTCAGAAGCTATGATGCGCTGGATGTCTCGGACTTCCACCATGTGCGGATCAATCACTCTGAAAGGTTCGTGGACAGGCAAAACCACATCAATGGGATTGAGAACTTTTGGAACCAAGCCAAGCGCCACCTCCGCCGGTTCAACGGCATCCCCAGGGACAGTTTTTTCCTGTTCCTTAAAGAGTGTGAGTGGCGGTTCAATTGTGGTGACCATAAAATGTTACTCAAGCAACTGAAAAAGTGGATTAATCAGCGGGGAAAATCCTAG